TAACTGTCACGATTCGTCTAAGCATTTATACCCACCAATCTCTGCAGCAAACTATGAACGAAATTGAACAATTCCAACTCCAAACTCAATAAAACACTGAAACAAATAAACGGAGAGCAAACGTGTACCTCTTCAATGCGAGAAAGATTCAGTTGAAGGCTGTTGTTGATCCACGTCAACAACTCATTCCTCCCAACAAAATAAGCACTGTCCATCGTCCCAAAGTTCATTGccatttcttcaaattaaaacCCAAGAcagcaagagaaaaaaaaaatcttattttggCGTGATTAGAACGCGTTAAGAGAaggcaagaagaagaaagaagacgAAAACCCAAAGAACGAAAGCAGACGACGGAGAAAAAAGCTGGCACTTCTCCTCTGAAAGTGCggttttcaattttattttaaacgtacaatttttcaattttgttcttttattagtTCAAGGAATAGCGGCAAGTGGGGATGACtatgaataataattaagatttaattaggcactaattaatctaaaattaaggTGGTGATTATCAATAGATAATGACGGACATCAGTGACGTTTTAACTTTAGGTTTGTACTAAAATATCAGGATGCCGACCGACCTTGACATTAAGCCTTTCAACACAGATTGATTTGGGCAATAAATAAACCAATAATTTAGGACTCATTTTCGTTGTGCCTGATTTGAGGTTTTAAGGTACTAACAAGAATATTCAACGGTTTTAAAGGCAAAAAGATTCTTTTCCTGAGATGCTACATGAGAACCTCTTGACATGTGATGGAAGTATCAAACCGAACAAAGGTTATCTCGAATTCGATCAAATCTATAATGggtttttctaatttaaatttttgattcaatcgaattaaattgataatattgaaaaaaatgaataataataataataaaatcattaacaaaacaaactcTATCAGTAGTGTCAACTCCAAGTCTAATTTAATAAACTGAAATTActttaattcgagtttgatttaTTTCGGTTAAATTACTCGGTTCGAAATGCCATCTCCAAGAGATCCACAGTTTTCAGGATAGCTGGGCTATCTGAGAAAAGACGGGAATTTTAACGGGAATTGGGCCCCAAGTCATAGAACAACATACTCTGCGCTGGGCCGGGCCTTAACATTTAAGGTAAATAGACGCGTGTTTGGTAACAGGTTTTATGTGATTCcagggttagggtttttagggtttgctTATAAGTTATGAGATTCTGAGTCTCTCACATGGTTTTTGGCATTTGAAACTGGGAGAGACAGCCTCGCGGAAGGAGCACCATGGTACACGTCTCGTTTTACCACAACTGTAAGCTCTCTTTCTGTATATGCTTgttgagattttgaggttttaGATTTCAACTTGTTAGATGATCAGAACAATGTGATGAAACTAAGATCTTAAAGATGCGATTTGATCTGTTTGTCGTTTGATTTATGTATTCTTATTGTTTATGATGTATTATTTCTTTTGGATTCAGATCCTGTTTGTCTTAGCAAATTTGAGAAAGGAATATTTGATCATTAAGCCTAGAATCTAGTAATAAATATTGTTCGTCTAGAAGTAAGTTGAGTTGCCGTTCTAGGCAGTATATCATGGAAGGATTTGAGTCTTTGAATGGTCTATTGGAATGTTGAATACATGATGGaaatatttatgatttaaaacCCTGCTGTTATgctgaaatttaaaaagtctTAGTTTACTGAGTTGATTTGGTGAAAGTAGTATTTGTTTCACTCATCAAAAGTAACTAGCATTTGGTTTTCAGCTATTAGAGATGAAAACTTTTTTAAACCTGCGTGTTCTTTCCATCAAATCACTTTAGAAACTGATTTGTTGCTGAATATTCTATGAATATCTTAAGATGGAAAGACATTTAAGAAGCCCCGTCGTCCCTATGAGAAGGAGCGTCTGGATGCTGAGCTGAGGCTTGTTGGAGAGTATGGGTTGCGGTGCAAGAGGGAGCTGTGGAGAGTTCAATATGCGTTGAGTCGCATCCGTAATGCTGCAAGGGAGCTTCTGACCCTTGATGAGAAGAACCCCCGTCGGATATTTGAGGGTGAGGCCCTTCTTCGCAGGATGAATCGCTTTGGGCTTTTGGATGAGAGCCAGAACAAGCTTGATTATGTGTTGGCTTTGACCGTTGAGAACTTCCTTGAGCGCCGCTTGCAAACCCATGTATTCAAGATGGGTATGGCCAAGTCTATCCACCATGCCCGTGTGCTCATCAGGCAGAGGCATATCAGGTAAGCTTATTAATTGGTAGTTATGTATAGATGTTAACAGTTTCAGATTTAATTTGTTGCCCATTTTGGATTCTGCATAATTGTATTTAGATGTGATATCTTGTTATAACCTTTCTGCTTGTAGTTGATGTTAATATCCTTTATATCCCCATGGTATCATGTTGATAATTTTCCAAGGAATGTAAGTGCTTTGTTTTGATTATAAGCAACACAGTAAATAATCTTAGACTGGACCATTTTTATTCTCACTACTCATTTTGGTGTTGCCTGAAACCACCTCAACAACAAATTTTTCTGAGCTTGCAATCATTTTAAAGTTGATGATAACATGTGAGTTTATGGTACATGTTTCGCTGAGGGATCATCTTGATGCTTGGGCTTTAGTTTGTGTACATTTTAGAAGTGCTGTGTTTAGAATTTGGGCTTTATTATTGTCAATTATTTTCACTGCActaagaatttgaattttcttcgGTTGGGCAGGGTTGGTAGGCAGGTGGTGAACATCCCATCTTTTATGGTTCGGGTTGATTCACAGAAGCACATTGATTTCTCACTCACAAGTCCATTTGGTGGCGGTCGTCCTGGAAGAGTGAAGAGAAAGAACCAAAAGGCAGCTGCTAAGAAAGCTGCTGGCGGAGAtggagatgaagaagatgaggatTAAGTGATGATTTCTTATCTAGTAGTTGAATTGTTATCACATCCTATATTTATCACCAGCATGCATCAGGCTAGTTGTCtaataactttaattttctcttaaagTTGTGGAAGAAATTTATTCTTGTTTATCTTGaatattgtcattttatcttGACATGGTATTATCCTAAAATTGTTGTTTCCGGGAAAAAGAAACGTTTTTTTGTTAGTAAAGCTTGCTGATGTTGCtatcattttattgatttattattcaTCAGGGATATGTATGGTGTTTTTACTAAAATGCAAAACCTACTTGGTTTTCATCAATGAAAAGAGAAGGAAGCATTTTACTCTGGAAGATAGCAAATGGGTAATGATTAGTTATTGTCATCTTTGGGTTCATATAACTTGAGTTTTTCTGTGGATCCTTGGAGCAATGACAATGGGAAGAAGATTTATTCCTGGGGAAGCATGAAAATGTACCT
Above is a genomic segment from Mangifera indica cultivar Alphonso chromosome 3, CATAS_Mindica_2.1, whole genome shotgun sequence containing:
- the LOC123211527 gene encoding 40S ribosomal protein S9-2-like — its product is MVHVSFYHNYGKTFKKPRRPYEKERLDAELRLVGEYGLRCKRELWRVQYALSRIRNAARELLTLDEKNPRRIFEGEALLRRMNRFGLLDESQNKLDYVLALTVENFLERRLQTHVFKMGMAKSIHHARVLIRQRHIRVGRQVVNIPSFMVRVDSQKHIDFSLTSPFGGGRPGRVKRKNQKAAAKKAAGGDGDEEDED